One Brassica napus cultivar Da-Ae chromosome A5, Da-Ae, whole genome shotgun sequence DNA window includes the following coding sequences:
- the LOC111215603 gene encoding root phototropism protein 2: MATEANNPINMNSMSSSLQRTGQWVFSQDIPTDVVVEVGEANFSLHKFMLVAKSNYIRKLIMESKDSDVTRIDLSDIPGGPEMFEKAAKFCYGVNFEITVQNVAALHCAAEFLQMTDKYCDNNLAGRTQDFLSQVALSSLSGAVVVLKSCEILLPISRDLGIVRRCVDVVGAKACNEAMFPCRTPPNWWTEELCILDVDFFTDVVASMKQRGLKPSSLASAIITYTERSLRDLVRDHSGRGIKFSDPENNDSEERSQQRDLVESIVSLLPSDKGLFPINFLCSLLRCAVFLEASLASKNELEKRISVVLEHVTVDDLLIPSFTYDGERLLDLDSVRRIISTFVEKEKNVGVFNGGDFNKGLFSASLQRVARTVDSYLAEIATYGELTISKFNAIANLVPKSARKSDDDLYRAIDIFLKAHPNLDEIEREKVCSSMDPLKLSYEARLHASQNKRLPVNIVLHALYYDQLKLRSGVEDKEGAVVVLPEAVATRGQVKADASLAKENEALRSELMKMKMYVSDLQKSGGAAGASSSNAPPSNKKSSKSTFFSSVSKKLGKLNPFRHGSKDTSNIDEDLAGVDITKPRRRRFSIS; the protein is encoded by the exons ATGGCGACTGAAGCAAATAACCCCATCAACATGAACTCAATGTCTTCATCTCTTCAGAGAACCGGTCAATG GGTTTTCTCACAAGATATTCCTACAGATGTTGTAGTTGAAGTCGGAGAAGCTAATTTCTCCCTTCACAAG TTCATGCTAGTGGCGAAGAGCAACTACATAAGGAAGCTAATAATGGAATCCAAAGACAGTGACGTGACGAGAATAGATCTCTCGGATATCCCTGGAGGTCCTGAGATGTTCGAGAAAGCTGCCAAGTTCTGTTACGGTGTTAACTTCGAGATTACCGTTCAGAACGTGGCGGCTCTTCACTGCGCCGCTGAGTTTCTTCAGATGACCGATAAGTACTGCGACAACAACCTCGCGGGTCGGACTCAAGACTTCCTTTCTCAGGTCGCCTTGTCTAGCCTCTCTGGAGCCGTCGTTGTCCTCAAGTCCTGCGAGATTTTACTTCCTATTTCTCGGGATCTTGGTATTGTCCGCCGTTGTGTGGACGTCGTCGGTGCTAAG GCTTGCAACGAGGCAATGTTTCCGTGTCGAACACCACCAAACTGGTGGACAGAGGAGCTCTGTATCTTAGACGTAGACTTCTTCACCGACGTCGTAGCTTCCATGAAGCAGAGAGGCCTCAAACCTTCTTCTTTAGCCTCTGCAATCATCACCTACACCGAGAGATCATTACGCGATCTCGTCAGAGACCATTCCGGCAGAGGAATTAAGTTTTCCGACCCCGAAAACAACGACTCCGAGGAGAGATCTCAACAGAGAGATCTCGTGGAATCCATCGTCTCTCTATTACCTTCAGACAAGGGACTTTTCCCTATCAACTTCCTCTGTTCTCTCCTCCGTTGCGCCGTCTTCTTGGAGGCTTCACTCGCCTCCAAGAACGAGCTGGAGAAACGAATCTCCGTCGTTCTTGAGCACGTCACCGTCGACGATCTCTTGATCCCGTCTTTCACCTACGACGGTGAAAGACTATTAGACCTCGACAGCGTCAGAAGAATCATCTCTACCTTCGTCGAGAAGGAGAAGAATGTCGGAGTTTTCAACGGCGGAGACTTCAACAAAGGATTATTCTCAGCGTCGCTACAAAGAGTAGCGAGGACCGTTGACTCTTACTTAGCAGAGATCGCTACCTACGGAGAGCTAACGATCTCCAAGTTCAACGCTATCGCGAATCTCGTCCCGAAGTCTGCAAGAAAGTCAGACGACGATCTTTACAGAGCGATAGACATCTTCTTGAAAGCTCATCCTAACCTAGacgagatcgagagagagaaagtttgTAGCTCAATGGACCCTCTCAAGCTTTCTTACGAGGCACGTCTCCACGCTTCGCAGAACAAGAGACTACCAGTAAACATCGTTCTCCACGCGCTTTACTACGACCAGCTAAAGCTGAGAAGCGGAGTCGAAGATAAAGAAGGAGCAGTGGTTGTACTCCCTGAGGCTGTAGCCACGCGTGGACAGGTCAAAGCTGATGCTTCGTTGGCTAAAGAGAACGAAGCCTTGAGGAGTGagctgatgaagatgaagatgtacGTTTCGGATCTGCAGAAGAGTGGTGGGGCAGCTGGAGCTTCTTCTTCGAATGCACCACCGAGCAATAAGAAGAGCAGCAAAAGTACTTTCTTCTCGTCGGTTTCGAAGAAGCTGGGGAAGTTGAATCCGTTTAGACATGGGTCTAAGGATACTTCGAACATTGATGAGGATCTTGCTGGTGTTGATATCACTAAGCCAAGAAGACGAAGATTCTCTATCTCTTAA
- the LOC125574765 gene encoding trans-cinnamate 4-monooxygenase-like — MDLLLLEKSLIAVFAAVVLATVISKLRGKKLKLPPGPMPIPIFGNWLQVGDDLNHRNLVDYAKKFGDLFLLRMGQRNLVVVSSPNLTKEVLHTQGVEFGSRTRNVVFDIFTGKGQDMVFTVYGEHWRKMRRIMTVPFFTNKVVQQNREGWEFEAASVVEDVKKNPDSATKGIVLRKRLQLMMYNNMFRIMFDRRFDSEDDPLFIRLKALNGERSRLAQSFEYNYGDFIPILRPFLRGYLKICQDVKDRRLALFKKYFVDERKQIASSKPTGSEGLKCAIDHILEAQQKGEINEDNVLYIVENINVAAIETTLWSIEWGIAELVNHPEIQTKLRNEIDTVLGPGVQVTEPELHKLPYLQAVIKETLRLRMAIPLLVPHMNLNDAKLAGYDIPAESKILVNAWWLANNPESWKKPEEFRPERFFEEEAHVEANGNDFRYVPFGVGRRSCPGIILALPILGITIGRMVQNFELLPPPGQSKLDTSEKGGQFSLHILHHSTIVMKPRSF, encoded by the exons ATGGATCTTCTCTTGCTGGAGAAGTCTCTAATCGCCGTCTTCGCGGCGGTGGTTCTCGCCACCGTCATCTCCAAGCTCCGCGGCAAGAAGCTGAAGCTCCCTCCCGGTCCTATGCCGATTCCAATCTTCGGAAACTGGCTCCAAGTCGGAGACGATCTAAACCACCGTAACCTCGTCGACTACGCTAAAAAATTCGGAGACCTCTTCCTCCTCAGGATGGGCCAGCGAAACCTAGTCGTCGTCTCCTCCCCCAACCTCACCAAGGAAGTCCTCCACACGCAGGGCGTCGAGTTCGGATCTCGGACAAGAAACGTCGTCTTCGACATCTTCACGGGCAAAGGGCAGGACATGGTGTTCACCGTCTACGGAGAGCACTGGCGCAAGATGAGACGGATCATGACGGTTCCTTTcttcaccaacaaggtggttcAGCAGAACAGAGAAGGATGGGAGTTCGAAGCCGCGAGCGTGGTGGAGGATGTGAAGAAGAATCCTGACTCCGCGACCAAAGGGATCGTGTTGAGGAAACGCTTGCAGTTGATGATGTACAACAACATGTTCCGTATCATGTTCGATAGGAGGTTTGATAGTGAGGATGATCCTCTGTTTATAAGGCTTAAGGCCTTGAACGGAGAGAGGAGCAGGTTGGCTCAGAGCTTTGAGTATAACTACGGAGACTTCATCCCTATCCTTAGGCCGTTCCTTAGAGGCTACTTGAAgatctgtcaagatgtgaaaGATCGAAGACTCGCGCTCTTCAAGAAGTACTTTGTTGACGAGAGGAA GCAAATCGCGAGTTCGAAGCCTACAGGAAGCGAAGGATTGAAATGCGCTATTGATCACATCCTTGAAGCTCAACAGAAGGGAGAGATCAACGAGGACAACGTTCTTTACATCGTTGAGAACATCAATGTCGCTG CGATTGAGACAACATTATGGTCCATCGAATGGGGAATTGCGGAGCTAGTGAACCATCCAGAGATCCAGACCAAGCTAAGGAACGAAATCGACACGGTTCTTGGACCAGGAGTTCAAGTCACGGAGCCTGAGCTTCACAAGCTTCCATACCTCCAAGCCGTGATCAAGGAGACGCTTCGTCTAAGAATGGCTATTCCTCTCCTCGTCCCTCACATGAACCTCAACGACGCTAAGCTCGCTGGCTACGACATCCCGGCGGAAAGCAAGATCCTGGTCAACGCCTGGTGGCTAGCGAACAACCCTGAGAGCTGGAAGAAGCCTGAAGAGTTTAGGCCCGAGAGGTTCTTTGAAGAAGAGGCACACGTGGAAGCGAACGGTAATGACTTTAGGTATGTGCCGTTTGGTGTTGGACGTAGAAGCTGTCCGGGGATTATATTGGCGTTGCCTATTTTGGGAATCACGATTGGTAGGATGGTACAGAACTTCGAGCTTCTTCCTCCTCCAGGACAGTCTAAATTGGATACTTCTGAGAAAGGTGGACAGTTCAGCTTGCACATCCTTCACCACTCCACCATCGTAATGAAGCCAAGGTCCTTTTAA
- the BNAA05G11940D gene encoding uncharacterized protein BNAA05G11940D: MSEHLPPPQRRASSGFGDPALVFPEFASKQRGLEKVQEEEGEGEDSSYGGKGSFDLSSRFSSPSVSRNGFETPRKTSSLKLPGFREEEETDRSTNSGSFVDREEKRKCPGCFRKCCACTCMFLSIVLIILLLTGLSVNSSVKASLPQVSVTNLRFSRLDFANSSTDLLMNANMKTVLELSNKNDKLLYYSPMKAAVSSENINLGQKRLLGFTQSPGNVTYLSIPTRLRKSKVYDVDATLLRNKEKKLEAVVNVRLRGKLGFDWLGFRIRLPTVIACEDVKQSDVINGLKPMCDVRIFSQ; the protein is encoded by the coding sequence ATGTCGGAgcatcttcctcctcctcaaagGAGGGCTTCTTCCGGATTTGGTGATCCCGCATTGGTATTCCCTGAGTTTGCTTCAAAGCAACGCGGCCTCGAGAaagttcaagaagaagaaggagaaggagaagatagCAGCTACGGCGGGAAAGGCTCTTTTGACCTGAGCTCCAGGTTCTCGAGCCCTTCCGTCTCTCGAAACGGGTTCGAAACCCCCAGAAAGACATCGTCTCTGAAGCTTCCTGGAttcagagaagaagaagagacggaCCGAAGTACAAACTCGGGTTCCTTTGTGGATCGCGAGGAGAAGAGAAAGTGCCCTGGATGTTTCAGAAAATGCTGTGCATGCACGTGCATGTTTCTTTCCATCGTTCTTATAATCTTATTGTTGACAGGACTGTCTGTGAACTCTTCGGTGAAAGCTAGTCTGCCTCAGGTTTCTGTCACAAACCTCAGGTTCTCGAGGTTAGATTTCGCTAATTCGAGTACGGATCTTTTGATGAATGCGAACATGAAGACGGTTCTTGAGCTGTCTAACAAGAACGACAAGTTGTTGTATTACAGCCCTATGAAAGCTGCTGTCTCTTCTGAGAACATAAACCTCGGACAGAAGAGACTTCTCGGATTCACGCAGAGTCCTGGAAACGTTACGTATTTGAGTATTCCCACCAGACTTAGAAAGTCAAAGGTCTATGATGTTGATGCTACGTTGCTgagaaacaaagagaagaagctTGAAGCTGTGGTTAATGTGCGTTTGCGTGGGAAACTGGGTTTTGATTGGTTGGGGTTTAGGATTCGGTTACCAACTGTTATTGCTTGTGAAGATGTGAAACAGAGTGATGTGATCAATGGACTCAAGCCCATGTGTGATGTTCGAATCTTTTCGCAATGA